In Primulina huaijiensis isolate GDHJ02 chromosome 4, ASM1229523v2, whole genome shotgun sequence, the DNA window NNNNNNNNNNNNNNNNNNNNNNNNNNNNNNNNNNNNNNNNNNNNNNNNNNNNNNNNNNNNNNNNNNNNNNNNNNNNNNNNNNNNNNNNNNNNNNNNNNNNNNNNNNNNNNNNNNNNNNNNNNNNNNNNNNNNNNNNNNNNNNNNNNNNNNNNNNNNNNNNNNNNNNNNNNNNNNNNNNNNNNNNNNNNNNNNNNNNNNNNNNNNNNNNNNNNNNNNNNNNNNNNNNNNNNNNNNNNNNNNNNNNNNNNNNNNNNNNNNNNNNNNNNNNNNNNNNNNNNNNNNNNNNNNNNNNNNNNNNNNNNNNNNNNNNNNNNNNNNNNNNNNNNNNNNNNNNNNNNNNNNNNNNNNNNNNNNNNNNNNNNNNNNNNNNNNNNNNNNNNNNNNNNNNNNNNNNNNNNNNNNNNNNNNNNNNNNNNNNNNNNNNNNNNNNNNNNNNNNNNNNNNNNNNNNNNNNNNNNNNNNNNNNNNNNNNNNNNNNNNNNNNNNNNNNNNNNNNNNNNNNNNNNNNNNNNNNNNNNNNNNNNNNNNNNNNNNNNNNNNNNNNNNNNNNNNNNNNNNNNNNNNNNNNNNNNNNNNNNNNNNNNNNNNNNNNNNNNNNNNNNNNNNNNNNNNNNNNNNNNNNNNNNNNNNNNNNNNNNNNNNNNNNNNNNNNNNNNNNNNNNNNNNNNNNNNNNNNNNNNNNNNNNNNNNNNNNNNNNNNNNNNNNNNNNNNNNNNNNNNNNNNNNNNNNNNNNNNNNNNNNNNNNNNNNNNNNNNNNNNNNNNNNNNNNNNNNNNNNNNNNNNNNNNNNNNNNNNNNNNNNNNNNNNNNNNNNNNNNNNNNNNNNNNNNNNNNNNNNNNNNNNNNNNNNNNNNNNNNNNNNNNNNNNNNNNNNNNNNNNNNNNNNNNNNNNNNNNNNNNNNNNNNNNNNNNNNNNNNNNNNNNNNNNNNNNNNNNNNNNNNNNNNNNNNNNNNNNNNNNNNNNNNNNNNNNNNNNNNNNNNNNNNNNNNNNNNNNNNNNNNNNNNNNNNNNNNNNNNNNNNNNNNNNNNNNNNNNNNNNNNNNNNNNNNNNNNNNNNNNNNNNNNNNNNNNNNNNNNNNNNNNNNNNNNNNNNNNNNNNNNNNNNNNNNNNNNNNNNNNNNNNNNNNNNNNNNNNNNNNNNNNNNNNNNNNNNNNNNNNNNNNNNNNNNNNNNNNNNNNNNNNNNNNNNNNNNNNNNNNNNNNNNNNNNNNNNNNNNNNNNNNNNNNNNNNNNNNNNNNNNNNNNNNNNNNNNNNNNNNNNNNNNNNNNNNNNNNNNNNNNNNNNNNNNNNNNNNNNNNNNNNNNNNNNNNNNNNNNNNNNNNNNNNNNNNNNNNNNNNNNNNNNNNNNNNNNNNNNNNNNNNNNNNNNNNNNNNNNNNNNNNNNNNNNNNNNNNNNNNNNNNNNNNNNNNNNNNNNNNNNNNNNNNNNNNNNNNNNNNNNNNNNNNNNNNNNNNNNNNNNNNNNNNNNNNNNNNNNNNNNNNNNNNNNNNNNNNNNNNNNNNNNNNNNNNNNNNNNNNNNNNNNNNNNNNNNNNNNNNNNNNNNNNNNNNNNNNNNNNNNNNNNNNNNNNNNNNNNNNNNNNNNNNNNNNNNNNNNNNNNNNNNNNNNNNNNNNNNNNNNNNNNNNNNNNNNNNNNNNNNNNNNNNNNNNNNNNNNNNNNNNNNNNNNNNNNNNNNNNNNNNNNNNNNNNNNNNNNNNNNNNNNNNNNNNNNNNNNNNNNNNNNNNNNNNNNNNNNNNNNNNNNNNNNNNNNNNNNNNNNNNNNNNNNNNNNNNNNNNNNNNNNNNNNNNNNNNNNNNNNNNNNNNNNNNNNNNNACTTGAAGCACTTCGCATCCAAGAGAGGCTCGCCTTCGAAAGGTTCAGCATCTTCAATCATCTGACTGACACGTTCCTTTTGAGCTTCATCGTTGATATCCACCTTAGTCCACTCATATAGTTCCATGTCGTAACATTCGTCGAGCACAAACTTAGGAATTTCTGTACCGCGGAAAAGCCACAATCCCTTCACTTTGAATGGGCCTTCCGAACCAATGATCAACATCTTCCCAAACGCATATTTGCGAACCAAGTCCATTCGTTGAAGAAATCCACTAACCTTGTTCAAAGTGACAAAGGAGACTGTGTTTTCATCATTGTATTTGTAGTCACAGAACCAAAGAGAGTACCCCTCAGGATCATACATGTCCCAAAAACCTGAAGATCAAGAAAAGTATGAGCGCTGAACTAAACTGGTAGCTGAGCTTAAGTTTAAATGCACCCAATTATGACAAATGCATCATATCCTATCTCTGTCTCTGATCTATATTGGTTGTCTACAGCAACTTGGAGAGTACACAAAGTATACGACCTCTGTCAAGATTCAAGATAACCCCATCACAACTAATCCAATTAGCAGTAGCTACACAAAGGAAAGGGAATGATTAACCCTAAGAAGCAGAAATTAAGCACAGACCATTTAAAACTAATAGACATTCCAAAACCGACAAAAAACAGCGTTTACCTTACATCAACACACTCTCTCACAAACATTGTAATCAAGGTTGACCATCAGCGACTATGACAAGATCAAGGAACAAAAAATTATGCCAAGGCCCACTCGAAGTATAGAACACAAGGAAAGATGCAAGCCAATCAGCTTGGAATTCTCAAACTGCCCCGAGCAAAAAGTTTATACAAAGAAGGGAAGCATAGCTTGATATGATTAATTCGGGGTGGCAACAGAAAAACTCGACACGAGAGGAGAGAGTAAAGATTCCATATAGATGATAAAAATATCGATTTTTATTAACACATTAGCTTTTTAAATCAACATGTTCAATGAAATTACCTTTTATGGCAACCTCACGGAAGTTGGTCTTGGTGTTTGAGTAAAGCCTCTTCCAATCATCTAATATCATCTTACTAGGAGGCAAAAGATCCAATGGGTTTTTGGGTTTTGGCTTGGGCACATCTTCCTCGGCTACTTCTTTAGGCTTCACTTCTTCAGTCTTAACCTCCTCCTTTGGCTCCTCCTTtgccttcttgggtttagcaggTTCTTTTGGCTGCGAAGGCTTCTTGGAAGCAACAGGTGGGATAGATTCTGCTTGTTTAACATCACCCAGTAATTTCTGAAAATTTGGTTGGTTAACCAGGGTCCAAAAGTACCTCTCCAAATGTGGGAATTCTGATGTAAAGCTCTTGGTCAAGATAACCTTAAACCCATAAAACAGGTTACAAGTCATAACAATGTCAGCAAGGGTGACATCATGCCCGACCAAGTAGGTGTTAGAGGCAAGATGGGTGTTCAAAGCTTCCAGAGCTCTCTTTAATGCAGAAATGGCAATCTCTTCGGACTGCACAAAAGAAGGGAATAAAATCATTAGAGCAACACCTATGGTAAAAAGATGCTGCCTAGGGTAAATATAACAAAGGAGTGAAACGAATGTAGGTTTGACATACTGGAGGAATATGTGGAGCATAACCAAGTCGTGGGTACAACCATCGGCCAATATTTGCGTCAATCTCGGTAGCAGAAAAGTCAATCCATTGCTCAATATGGCCCTGCCAAATCATGAAATTGAAAGGAATAGAATAAGAGAGTATGCTCAAGACACTAATATAGCTAGTGAATGACTGAAAACATAAGGTAGTGACTTGTTGGGCTCTTAGTTATACAAGTAAAattgattataaaattttaaaataagttcGTCGCACATATATTTCTTTGAGTATTATGTTTGTCGACGAGAGATTATTTCCAAAGTTGATGAAAACAAAAAGGTTTTAGAACGAAGAAATCTAACTTGAAttgcccaaataaattaataatagcCCAGGCATTTTTGTTCACACAAACGAAAATCAACGCCTTACATAGTCAATTAAAGAAGATCCATATAATGTGTTATCAGGCTTCAAACGAGTCACTGCATGACATAATCAACAAATGGGTCAGAGCGTTGCAACTTGTGAGGCAGTAAGAAGGGACCAAGATTAATCAGATATGGAATTACCATAGCGTGCAATTGCGTTGCTTTCGAACAAAGCTCCATCAGGTGTTTCGAGCACAGGAACCTACGAAAAGGAAGCAAAGAATCAGAAACAGAGATAGATTTCCacaattaaatcaatttattgctattttatcattatttaccTTTCCAATAGGATTCATCTTAAGAAATTCCGGAGTTTTGTTAGATACACCAGGCTCAAAGTCCTTCGCAAGCTCAACCTTCACACCACTATACTCTGCTGCAATAAGTGCTTTCAAGGCATTTTTGTTTGTGCTAGTGCCATGCAAAACCTGTATAGAAGACCAACTAAGGTTAACATAATGAATTAAATCTGAAAAGGGTATGCTTCAAAACATACTTGCAACAACGTAAGCCAGGGACTGAGCAGTCAGCAGTTAGTTAGTTCATTCCAgtctttaaaaattaatattactgGAAAAAAATTAGCATTGACTTAAAGCTTGACGACAGCATTTGCAAACATGTGGAGAATAAAtaagatatcaaatctaatcATTTTAGTTTCtcaaataacaaaaatgtaataTCCAGTCACAATTTACAACAATTGCCAAGACATTAAAAGGTTTAGTTCATTGGCATGAATGAAAGTACATGCAGCATAAAAACAAGGATCGTAGAATCCTCCAAAAATCCAAATCTGGTAGGAATAAATATTGAAAAGACAAAAGTCAGtccaaaatctcaaaatcaGAGGTATGAAAAATCTTAATCAAGgttctgtcaaaacaaaaatCTTAATCAAGTGACCATATATATGAAGATACTGAAACGCctcaatttatataataattcaaTCTTCCCTAAATAAATCAGATCAAATGACGTGACGGGTATAACACGAAAAAGAAGAGGTAAACTAACCAGAGCCATTGCCTCACTGGATTGGATTGCTCACTCTTCGAATCCTCGAAATTCTggaaaccaaaacaaaaaattaaatatttttttgtcgtTAAATTTTCGTAAACTATGAGTTCTGCAGGAATTAAAAacagaaacaaaacaaaaattgtgAAGAAAACGATTGGTTTACCTGTAGAGCGAAAAACCCAGAGGCAAAGTGCGACGAAGACCTAGAGTAAAGATTTAGGGATTGGATTTGGGGGCGTCTGCTGTGAGCAGGTGGAAGAGTGATTCAAGTATTTCAGCGCATCAATTGGGCTTGTTGGATACTTGGGCTTTCAATCAGTTTGATTTAGATTGAGATTAGATGGATGAAATCAATCAAAGTACACATTGATTTTGGGCCGGGCCCACTCTATTCTTTCTATCAGCATTTGAGGCCCTATAACACACACactacatatatacatataattccATACTATATTATAAGGATCATGGACCTTTCTGGCATGAtcgtttttcaaaattttcaaataactaTACTATCTCagtccccaaaaaaaaaaagttgcaaCCCTGAGTGCGACTGCATGATTAACTTTTGTAGCAATTATTTCTTATTAGATATGGCTTTGCAAAAATAGTTAACTCATATTGTCGTTGAAACGTAATCTATGTGAGTTGTATACATGTTATATATTCTAATACTCCCCTCAAGGCTAGGAGTGAATAAAGTGCACTCACATCTTGGGTAAGATAAAACGGAACGAACAGACAACAGCAGCTTAGTGAGAAGGTTTGCTAGTTGAGCACTTGAAGAGACATGCAGAATCTTGATAAGTCCATCTTGTAGTTTCTCACGCACCAGATAACAGTCAAGCTCTATGTGATTCTTGCGTTATGATACACAAAGTTAGAAGAAATGTGGATATCAGTTTGGCTATCACAGTACAATGTCGCAAGCTTGTCAAGGTGAACCCCCAGATCATGCAGAAGAGATAAAAGCCAAAGTACTTGCTTGTAACGTTGGCCATTGATCTATATTCAGCCTCAGCAGAGTAGCTGGATATGGTATGATGCTTCTTTGAAAGCCACAAAACCATGGTTTCCCCAATGAAAACACAAAAACCACTAATTGAACGTCTTGTATCCACACAGGCAGCCCAATCAGGATATTAGAAGAAACATATTGTGAGAGGTGAAGCATAACCATAGAAAATCCGTTGACCCAATGTCCCTTTGATATACTGAAGGACAGAATATGCAGCCTTCAAATGTGTTGTTCGAGGCTTGGATACAAACTGACTCAACTTACCTCTGGAGAATGACAAATCAGGGCGTGTAATCATGAGATATCACAGGTACCCAATCAACCGACGATACACCAGAGGGTCTGAAATAATATCACCACAATCCTGACTCAGTTCTAGATTCGCATCCATTGGAATTGTGGAGGCTTATGCCTAAGAAAACCTGCATCAGTGAGCAACTGAATCGCATAATGATGGTGACAGATAGAAATTCCTTGTGAAGAGCGAGCAACCTCAAtacccaaaaaatatttcagaGCTCCCACGTcctttaaagaaaattttttgtgAATAATTGCTTTTAACTCCTCTTCAGTTTCAACATCATTGGTGGCTACAATGATATCATCTACACGCACAAGGAGAGCAAGAAAAACAGAGCCTTGAGTACATGTAAACAACGAGTTGTCAGCCTATGACTGAACAAAGTCATGCCCTATCAAAGTAGAGGAGAGCTTAGAAAAAGCATTACCTCGAAGCCTGCTTAAGACCATACAAGTACTTGTGTATATAGCTTAAAAGTTGCATTTGGTGGCAAAGTCTCCCTTTTTCTACTATATCCCGGAGGCAGAGACATACATACTTCTTAACATAAATCACCATGCAAAAGAGTATTCATTATTCACATCTAACTGCATCAAAGTCCAATTATAAATCACACTCAAATCTAACAAGATCTTAATCAATACTAACTTTGCAACATGAGAAAAGGTCTCAAGACAGTCCACCGCCTCTTGTTGGATATAACCTTTGGCCAACAACCGGGCTTTAGGTCGATGTAAAGTGTCATCGACTAAGAATTTGGCCTTATAAACCCATCTACACCCAGCCGGCACCAAACCTGAGGGTAGAGAAACAATTGTCCAGGTTTCATTCCTTTCCAAAGCTTGTAACTCCTCCTCCATGGCTTGTTTCCATTCAGGTATTGTAGCAGCTTGGGAATAGTGTTGAGGCTCAAGAACAAAAGAAACCTTATGAACAAAATCTTTATAGGAATTGGACAATCAGGCATAGATTAGGAAAAAAGCGAGTGGTTGTGGTTGATGAATGAGAGGAAGATGGAGCACAATATAACAATGATAGTCATGCAAGTGCGCATGTTTAGTCTGTGCACGATGTAATCTATTTGTTGTGAGACCATTTGAAGTATCGTTAGAGGATCAGACTGTTGAGGTATTCAATTCATTTGAGTGAGAAGTATATTGTCAGAGAACAACTCATGAGAGTCAGGACAAGAAGGGGAAATCTTTAAAAGGAAAAAGATCTTTGTGATACACATCTATAGAAATGAATACTTGATTAGTGTCAAGAGTTAACAGTTTATATCACTTGTATCCTGGTGGATAACCAAAGAAAACACCTAACAGCATCCAATTTTGTGTGAGGAGATTTGATCCATAACACAAACACCCAAACACCTTCAAATGATATACAAGGTATGTTTACGAAACAGCAACTTAAAGGGAgttttatgagaaaataatgGAAGATGATGCcttattaatcaaataaatggACGTGAGAATACAACTGCTCCAATATATCAAGTGAAGGTTGGACTGAAAAGTAATAGCTCTAGCCACATTTAGAATGTATTGATGTTTACGTTCAACAACGTAATTTTGTTCGGGTTTCTCAACGCAAGAATGATAATGCATAATGCCACGAGTCTTTAAAAATGCATTATATTGAAGTTCAGCTCGGGTGCCTTATCAGACCTCACAGCTTTGATGTGTAAATCAAATTGTTTTAGGATCATTTCGTAGAAACTTGGAAATATTGTAAGAACATCAGACAttgttttgagaaaaagtatCCATTGCACGATTCCAAGTATTCTAGTTGCTGCCAATCAATTGATGAGAAACCAAAACCAAACCAAAATGATCGTCATTCTGGAGATAATACGGATTGCTTGAATCCTCAAAATTGATTCGAGCTTGACCAGCAATTTGATCTTGAGCTTAATTTACTCTTGCCATTGAAGTagatccaaaaaaaataaaaaaaaattcgcaaTCCTCCTAGCTCTCTGGTACCATTTCACAAGCATAGACAAGAGTGGAGAAATGCTCATTGTATTATTCTGAAAACAATGTCACAAGATAATGTAGATGAGATGAGTACAGagcttatttatatatttatgcaCGTCATCTATTCTAATagtattttttcttcaaaacaacaCTTGGAAATTTTAAGATTGAGAGAGGATGGAGATCATGTTGGAAAATAATAAGTAAGGGAGCACATGCAAATCACTTTTCATATATATCCTTCCTTAATCACATTGATGAATATtggtgtgtgtatatatatNNNNNNNNNNNNNNNNNNNNNNNNNNNNNNNNNNNNNNNNNNNNNNNNNNNNNNNNNNNNNNNNNNNNNNNNNNNNNNNNNNNNNNNNNNNNNNNNNNNNNNNNNNNNNNNNNNNNNNNNNNNNNNNNNNNNNNNNNNNNNNNNNNNNNNNNNNNNNNNNNNNNNNNNNNNNNNNNNNNNNNNNNNNNNNNNNNNNNNNNNNNNNNNNNNNNNNNNNNNNNNNNNNNNNNNNNNNNNNNNNNNNNNNNNNNNNNNNNNNNNNNNNNNNNNNNNNNNNNNNNNNNNNNNNNNNNNNNNNNNNNNNNNNNNNNNNNNNNNNNNNNNNNNNNNNNNNNNNNNNNNNNNNNNNNNNNNNNNNNNNNNNNNNNNNNNNNNNNNNNNNNNNNNNNNNNNNNNNNNNNNNNNNNNNNNNNNNNNtatatatagacacacacacacacacacacctatttttttttaaaaaaagttaatattttttaatttcaattttttcagtccatattaaaaataaaacaaatttttatcagtttattttttatttttttagtctcatgtttaaaaattaaaaataaaaaactctcACAAATCATAATTCATTACTGTGTATTGGTTGGTTTAGTTAGTATGTTATGAAATTATGCAACTTTGAGATAAAAATTCAACGACTCTAAAATTATATAGAATATTTATTGgtgattattcgagttgcaataatattttcttataatgtacATGAATTTTGGAGTTTGGATTTTTAccctaaaaatatattgttgtagatttttggaataataatCAATTGGTTGAAATGTTTGATGATTATCGATGTACAATTATTATTGGGcttgttttgtgatttttctatttataatatccgaaaattgaataagtatgaaatctgaaaaataattctttattgtaaaatttttggaatattgaatttttctaaTTAAGTAACTCaggaaatgaagaaaataaaaactgtcaagttatttttaaaccaaaaaaacatatatcaacaaataACTGACAAACatcaattatattatatgagtTAACAATATATCGGTTTCAACCAAAATAACAGACCGAAATGAATTAATGTGAAAATTCAGTTCAATAttgaggtgcaataattgtccgtACTAAGTAGAGCAATCGAACTATGACGCTTGGGCTGCtgtgcgatttaaaatatttgagttggaCAATTACCATCAGCTATAACTTCTGATAAAGCGGCAAACGTTTAGCCCTACATTCTATTTATTCGGAAGTtcggtttaaatttttttaaaatataaattagttCGGTTCGATTTCAGTTCTTAATACAAAATTTCGTTTAACTTAAcaaactaaattttataaataaaattaatattattgaattttctaataaagtttataatgatataaatactacaatatttaataaaatttaatagacAATAGTAttatacttaaaaatattttttaataaataaaatttaaatttattaaatccaatttttatattgcattttttatttaaaatacgcttatttttaagaaaaaattataaaatttcggTCAATTGTGTTACTGGccgaaataattgattttttcgATTTGATTTGTTAGGCTTTCGTAGTAAAGTTCGGTCGTTTGATTTGTCGAAAAAAAAGAGTTTGGTCTTTTCGGTTTTAAAAAATTCCATTCGATTTTCACTAAACTTATTACTGTCTAACACAANATTATTACACCATACACATTCTGACAACATGTAATTCAAAAAGACAGCCAAACCCTATATAGTCTCCTTGTCGGATCCGAGCTCACCAAACCCTAATCCAAATTGATTTGCTGCAGCCACCCCCCCACCACAAGTGCGTAGATGGGTTTTATTCAATTAATCCAATTAATATTGAACTAATAATTAATGTATTTAAAGGGCAGTTCAAAAAAGCAAAGCCATTTCCACATTTGGTTAGAATTCTGCAAATAATCTCTAGCCCACAACACCACGCATGTTTCATTACTGGGAAAAATACCATTTGATGGTCGTTTTCATGGAcagctctctctctctctctctctcacgtATAATGTGTAATAGATGCATACTTGGAAAGAAAGAGTTCTCCATTAGGGCTGCGCGCGGCTGCCTGCGAATAATATGGTTCACTGAAGGTGGTTGAGTTCTTTGGACTTCGTGTAATCTTTAGAATATTGCATTCAAGTCGCTCGCCGGgaaatagaaatagaaatacTTTCCGAAGAAGCCAGGTTTGTGACATGAGCATAACGATCATCTTGGGACTCGGGGAGAAGAGATTAAATACTTTTTGCTATTTTTTCTCCCGCTCAGTTTCAGATGTTGTGGAGCTTTGGATGCACTTTTGCTAATTGAAAAAAAGGGTCGAAACCCACCAGATCGTCGTTCTTGTTTTCCTAGATTGAAAGTTTTTATCTATTCCCAAGAATCATGATATTTAAGATGCATGTTTGTTGTGTTATCAAAACCTtgttttcaaaaagaaaaaaaatcaactctCAAACATTTTTTACCAAATTATGTGTAGATATTTCCTTAataatatcatttaattttcacTTCCGAAACCTTGAAGCTTAATTTCTCCTACACGAGTGTTTTGTTTCCAGATATTCTGCGTTTTTCTGGTTTTAAGTTTTTCGTTTTCCTTTTTTGTGAGATGTCGCTTGAAACTAAAGCTCTTTTTCCCACCATGGAGGATGTATTTAATTTTCCTCCAAACCCTTTTTCAATCtcattttgttgatttttttgggtATGACACCCATATATATTACCAGTGTATCTTGGTCTCTTCCAAGAAatgcaatttttcttcttcttctttttgttcTCTTAGCTgaaaatatgtaattttttcaGCTGAGCGAGATCGAGTATACGACTTCGCCATTTTGTTTGgcttatgtatatatataccgTAATCCCCTTCAAGCTTTTTTGCATTTCCTCTCTTTTGATTTCAAGGATATCATCCAGCTTTGCTCAAGAAACCCTTCGCTTGAAAATTTATCCTCCTTTTGGTTCTCTATATCTTGTTGTTAAGTAGTACCCCTCCTAGCTTCTGTCTTTCCGGTTATGCAAGTACTAAAAACATGTCATTGTAACAAGTTATAACAAAAATTACATCTATAGTACTTTTGGTAGCAGATCGAGAATCAATTTTGTTATGAATAATGATGAGCAGGATTGGATATTAACAAATATGGGAAGAGGAAAGATCGAGATTAAGAGAATCGAGAATAACACGAATCGGCAGGTGACCTTCTGCAAACGGAGAAATGGTCTGCTGAAGAAAGCTTACGAGCTCTCGGTGCTGTGTGATGCAGAAATCGCACTCGTTGTATTCTCAACCCGTGGACGTGTCTACGAGTACTCCAGCAACAAGTATTAATTCATTTTTCTCTGTCTGTCTCCTTTGGTTTCTGATGAAATCTTGCAAATGTTGAGGGATCCCGGtaattaaattactaatatGAATACTTTATATCGGTTGTTTTTGTACGTGCTCATATCATCTTAGACGTGTctctt includes these proteins:
- the LOC140975850 gene encoding elongation factor 1-gamma 2-like codes for the protein MALVLHGTSTNKNALKALIAAEYSGVKVELAKDFEPGVSNKTPEFLKMNPIGKVPVLETPDGALFESNAIARYVTRLKPDNTLYGSSLIDYGHIEQWIDFSATEIDANIGRWLYPRLGYAPHIPPSEEIAISALKRALEALNTHLASNTYLVGHDVTLADIVMTCNLFYGFKVILTKSFTSEFPHLERYFWTLVNQPNFQKLLGDVKQAESIPPVASKKPSQPKEPAKPKKAKEEPKEEVKTEEVKPKEVAEEDVPKPKPKNPLDLLPPSKMILDDWKRLYSNTKTNFREVAIKGFWDMYDPEGYSLWFCDYKYNDENTVSFVTLNKVSGFLQRMDLVRKYAFGKMLIIGSEGPFKVKGLWLFRGTEIPKFVLDECYDMELYEWTKVDINDEAQKERVSQMIEDAEPFEGEPLLDAKCFKCPFKVKGLWLFRGTEIPKFVLDECYDMELYEWTKVDINDEAQKERVSQMIEDAEPFEGEPLLDAKCFK